ATTCCTGGTGGTAGAATGACTAGTTCAAGACCGGGTATGCCCTGTTGAGAATAATCAGTCTTCACAGTCGCACCAATCGCTGCATTTGCCTGCATTGAGTATGCCTGCATAGACTGGTTGTTTGGAAATGCTGAAGGGTTGAACTGAACCAGTAGTTCGCCCTGTACATACGAAGCCGTAGTAACATTTGGTTGCGGTGGGGGTGTGGTTTTATTATCTCCAGGTATTGCAGTGGTGTTATTGACTGCTTCAGATGGTGCAGTTTGGGCCAGGACGATCACCGCAAGAAAGAGACCTGCGATCAAGGTTAGCACGAGGGCTTTTTGTCTCATATCGTATGATGGTATTGTCTGAACTATTATTCAGGCTTTTGCTCAACCAATTGATCAATGTAATTCAAACGGGGTTTATTAACAATCTATTATCTGAGTTTCATCACAAGAGATTCATTTTTTCCGAACCAATAGTATTTTTTATGGGCGACTCTGGATCATATCGCTTCTCCAAGCGTCTCTCCCATGTACCGGCCTCTTTTCTTGGTGAACTGTTTCGGGTTTCATCCCAGCCTGGTGTGATCTCTCTTGCCGGCGGCCTGCCTGATGCAGAACGATTTGATGTTGAAGGCATTAAAAACGCAGCAGTGGAAATATTCGCGCAGGAAGGAAAGACTGCTCTTCAGTATACAACAACAGACGGATATCTTCCACTACGGACCTATATTGCACAAAGGTATCGCTCACGTCTTGGCCTGAATGCAGATCCCAATGATATTCAGATCGTAAACGGTTCACAACAATGTCTCGACCTTCTCGCAAAAATTCTCATTAATCCTGGTGATCATGTTCTCATGGAACGACCCGGATATTTAGGGGCGATTGAGGCCTTTTCTTATTATGAACCAGTAATTGATTCAGTTCAGACTCTTGATGAATCTGCAGGTCCTGACCTTGATGTTTTGCAGAAACAGATAGTAACTGATAATCCAGTACTCTGGTACGGAATTCCGAACTCTCAAAACCCGTCAGGAATAACCTGGTCATCTGGTGTTCGCAGGGATGTCGCTGATATTTTGGATGGTTCAGACACTCTCTTATATGAAGATGATGCCTTTGGTGAACTCTTCTTTAATGGACGACCCAGGAGCCCGGTCAAAAAATGGCTCTCTCACCAGACTGTCATGACCGGTTCATTCTCAAAAACAATATCTCCAGGGCTTCGGTGTGGATGGATATGGGCTCCTCATCCTGTAATTGAAGAATTTAACCGGGCTAAACAGGCTTCAGATTTGCATTCCAACCTGCTTTCGCAGATGATACTGACAAGATATCTGGAGAATAATAATGTAGATGAGCGCATCAGGGAGACAGCCAAAATTTATGGGGAACGTTGTTATCTCATGCAAGAGATCATTGATGATCAGTTTCCGCCCGGCACTCATCATACCAGTCCTGAGGGTGGTATGTTCATGATGGTTACCCTTCCCTCTGGTATTGATTCAATGGAACTCTTTAGGAAGGGGGTCAGTAATGGAGTTGCAGTAATGCCCGGGTTTCCTTTTTACATTGATGGAGGTGGGAGTGATACCATCAGGTTGAATTTCTCGGCAGTAGGTTTAGAACAGATCTCTGAAGGAATGGAGAGGTTATCACAGGTTCTTAGAACCCTGCTATGATTTGTAATTTTATATATCTCGAGATATGATGGGGCCTGTTATGGTTGTTGTCTCATCAGGACCATAACCAAATAGGATGCAGCCGTACAGTACCCCCAAGTGCATGCAGTCAGGAATGAACTCTGAAGGATCTAGTCCGGCAAAGCAGGCCTATATTATGGGCCTAAAAAAGTACCGCGATGGAGATCTGAAAGCGGCCTGCCCATATTTTTCTCAGGCTATTGATGGGGGTATTGATGATTTTGACATTCTTTACTATAGAGGGATGTGTCATCTTGAAGCAGGAGATTATCAGTTAGCTTTAATCGATTTTGAAGTACTGGTCAGGCAACAGCCAGAAAATCCAGAATACCTCTTTCGACGAGGTTTTGTTCACTATAAACTAGGAATGAGTACAGAAGCGATTCGTGATCTGGCTCTGGTCCCTGAGGATTTCGATGATTGTTCTATCAGATGGCATTACCTGGCTGTACTCTTTTATAAACTTGGTGATTATGAGGCAGCACTTGGTGCCATCGAAAAAGCTCTGACTAAATTCCCAACCATGCCCAAGATATGGTTCAATGCAGGAGTAATCCTTGCGGCTATGAACCTTAATGACCGTGCTGATCTTGCATTTGTTACAGCTTCCAAAATAGATAGTCGGCTCACCAATGCATCCCGTATGATTCTGGAGTGACAGTGTGGATTTTATCAGTCTACTCGCAATAGCTGTCGGCCTCGGGATGGACTGTTTCGCGGTCTCAATAGCTGCCGGAATAGCAGTTCGTGAGAGTCGATTATCGGTCATATCCAGAATTGCAATTTTATTTGGCCTGTTTCAGACAGGTATGACACTGCTGGGATGGGCAGGAGGTTCATTCATCATCGCATGGATTGAACCTTTTGACCATTGGATCGCTGCAATTCTTCTGGGAATCATCGGGGGAAAAATGATTCAGGAAGGTTTATCCGATTCTGATGAGAAAGGAATCGATTTTTACTCAGTATCAGTTCTACTTCTCCTAGCTGTTGCCACAAGCATTGACGCACTCGCTGTAGGACTCTCCTTGGCAGTATTGAAGGTTCAGATTCTGATCCCTGCTCTTATAATTGGGGTTTGCGCTGTTGTAATGTCTGGGGCCGGGTTTTTAATCGGTGAGCGTTTTGGCGATCATATTGGCTCAAAAGCCGAGATAATTGGTGGGATTGTTCTGATCTTTATAGGTCTGAAGATCCTTGCTGAACATATTATTGGAGGTTAAAACTATGAATCAATCAAAAACAGACTCTGCAATATTTATATGCTCTTCAATATGGAAACGTATCTTGAAATGCAGACCATTTTTAATTCTCTCACCTTTTGTTATCCTTGTTTTTTTCCTGCTTATGTGCGGATGTACCACATCTCCAATATTATCTAATAATCCTAATAATACTGGTCTCACAATTCTTGTTGATGACCCTCATGCTTTGGGTATGGTACAGAATCTTGGTCGTGAGTATGAGAACAAGACTGGTGTTTCAGTTTCAATAAAACAGGTCCAAAGTACTGGCGATGATGGAGCATCTTATCAAAAAGGTGACCTCCTTATTGCTGGCATAAGTCGCATTCCTTTTTATGCCTCAGAAGACCGATTGGACTCACTTAATACCTTTTTAAGCACCAACTCCACAGTCAATTGGAGTGTAATGGAAAGGCCGTCTCTCAATATGGTAGGTGAATATCCTGAGCATTCAGGCACAATTTATGCCCTTCCATTCAGCCAGGATGCGCTAGGTATTGTGTACAGGTCTGATCTACTGGATGATCCAAATGAGTCTGAATCTTTTTGTACAACCTATGGATACCCTCTCGGAGTACCGGGACGCTATAGTGAACTGAGAGACATCGCAGAATTTTTCTCCCGTAATTCTACAAATCTGTCTGGAATAGGATTTGCAGGTCTTGGTGGATCTGATCCCATTTCTTCTCCTTGGCTTAGTATTGTCACCTCATATGGATCTGATATATTCGGGGCTTCTTCTGGCAAGGCTGCAGGAACATGGAATAGCAGCAAGACTGTGATGGCTATGACTGCTATGCGTAATCTTTCCAGGTATGAACCTGTTGGGGCAGAGAAATGGGGGGACAAAGATGTTGCAAATGCTCTGAATTCAGGAACCATTGCTGTGGGTATCACATGGTTTTCACAGTTCCCTGATATTCAGACAGCTGCTGAAAAGCAAAATCTCTCATTTGGGTACATCCCCCTTCCTGGTGAGATCACTGCAGATGGATCCTTTAGAGCAATAACGGTACGGATTGACGGGATTGGACTTCTCAAAGGTGGATCGCAAGACCGTGCAAAAGAATTTCTGACCTGGCTCTACTCTCCAGTAGTGCAATTTTCTATGGCAAAGTCTGGTCATCAGCCTGCCCTCCTTACTGTGCTTGACTCGTATCCATATCTCAATATGAATCCATTCAACCGTGCATTACCTGAAAGCATGCGGATCGGAGTGAGTGCTGAAAAGGGTCAGTATGCTAATGAGGTCCGAAATGTGACTGAAAATGCTGTAAAGGCTATTATTTCACCCGAAGGAGACGTATCTCAAGACGAAATATTAAAAATTCTGAATACATCTGCAGCTTTGATCGATTCAATCAGACAAGACGGAGTATCCAAACCCTGAAACTTTTTTATCCGTTTTAATAATGATGGGCATGGGTATGTAGTGCGAACTTCAACCCCTATCTGAATCGGTGGTCGAGATAAAAATCTTTGATTTTTAAATACCGCTAGACAAAAATCATGCGTATTTTCCACGCATCCCATGTGTGTCTACGTAAAACCACCCGGTAAGGAGTGAAGCCGAATGGCAGTGGCTTTCTCGCAATACTGATATTATATCAGTATTTTTAACTTAAATCCAATTTAATATCTTATTTCTTAAAATGTAGGCATTATAACA
This Methanospirillum lacunae DNA region includes the following protein-coding sequences:
- a CDS encoding aminotransferase-like domain-containing protein, producing the protein MGDSGSYRFSKRLSHVPASFLGELFRVSSQPGVISLAGGLPDAERFDVEGIKNAAVEIFAQEGKTALQYTTTDGYLPLRTYIAQRYRSRLGLNADPNDIQIVNGSQQCLDLLAKILINPGDHVLMERPGYLGAIEAFSYYEPVIDSVQTLDESAGPDLDVLQKQIVTDNPVLWYGIPNSQNPSGITWSSGVRRDVADILDGSDTLLYEDDAFGELFFNGRPRSPVKKWLSHQTVMTGSFSKTISPGLRCGWIWAPHPVIEEFNRAKQASDLHSNLLSQMILTRYLENNNVDERIRETAKIYGERCYLMQEIIDDQFPPGTHHTSPEGGMFMMVTLPSGIDSMELFRKGVSNGVAVMPGFPFYIDGGGSDTIRLNFSAVGLEQISEGMERLSQVLRTLL
- a CDS encoding tetratricopeptide repeat protein; translation: MQPYSTPKCMQSGMNSEGSSPAKQAYIMGLKKYRDGDLKAACPYFSQAIDGGIDDFDILYYRGMCHLEAGDYQLALIDFEVLVRQQPENPEYLFRRGFVHYKLGMSTEAIRDLALVPEDFDDCSIRWHYLAVLFYKLGDYEAALGAIEKALTKFPTMPKIWFNAGVILAAMNLNDRADLAFVTASKIDSRLTNASRMILE
- a CDS encoding manganese efflux pump MntP, with the translated sequence MDFISLLAIAVGLGMDCFAVSIAAGIAVRESRLSVISRIAILFGLFQTGMTLLGWAGGSFIIAWIEPFDHWIAAILLGIIGGKMIQEGLSDSDEKGIDFYSVSVLLLLAVATSIDALAVGLSLAVLKVQILIPALIIGVCAVVMSGAGFLIGERFGDHIGSKAEIIGGIVLIFIGLKILAEHIIGG
- a CDS encoding ABC transporter substrate-binding protein, translated to MNQSKTDSAIFICSSIWKRILKCRPFLILSPFVILVFFLLMCGCTTSPILSNNPNNTGLTILVDDPHALGMVQNLGREYENKTGVSVSIKQVQSTGDDGASYQKGDLLIAGISRIPFYASEDRLDSLNTFLSTNSTVNWSVMERPSLNMVGEYPEHSGTIYALPFSQDALGIVYRSDLLDDPNESESFCTTYGYPLGVPGRYSELRDIAEFFSRNSTNLSGIGFAGLGGSDPISSPWLSIVTSYGSDIFGASSGKAAGTWNSSKTVMAMTAMRNLSRYEPVGAEKWGDKDVANALNSGTIAVGITWFSQFPDIQTAAEKQNLSFGYIPLPGEITADGSFRAITVRIDGIGLLKGGSQDRAKEFLTWLYSPVVQFSMAKSGHQPALLTVLDSYPYLNMNPFNRALPESMRIGVSAEKGQYANEVRNVTENAVKAIISPEGDVSQDEILKILNTSAALIDSIRQDGVSKP